One genomic region from Terasakiella sp. SH-1 encodes:
- the cimA gene encoding citramalate synthase — MTNDKRVYLYDSTLRDGAQTQGVDFSAADKTAIAIELDRLGIDYVEGGWPGANPTDDDFFANPPKLEQATLSAFGMTRRPGRSADNDPGLSGLINTGVKTVTLVGKSWDFQVDVALGIERSENVAMIADSIAHVKATAGEAMFDAEHFFDGYKANPEFALECCKAAYEAGARWIVMCDTNGGTLPNEVEEIVSEVTKHIPGSHLGIHCHDDTGNAVANSLAAVRMGVRQIQGTLNGLGERCGNANLISILPSLMLKMGYETGVSEDGLKRLVHVSRMLDERLNRAPARNAAYVGESAFAHKGGLHVSAIEKDPSCYEHVNPESVGNQRTIIMSNQAGRSNLIAKFREVGLDVDPKDAKVNVLLDKIKELESNGYSYDGADASFELLARRHLEAVPEYFRLESFRVIDERVWDKRHAHVKQMSETTVKLFIGDKRVMDVAEGNGPVNALDAALRKILIPIYPQLENLHLVDFKVRILDGDQATGAITRVMIESADGAGETWTTVGMSSNIIDASYEALRDSLIYKLYKSGVKAHGGN, encoded by the coding sequence ATGACCAATGACAAACGAGTCTATCTTTATGATAGTACGCTGCGCGATGGCGCACAGACACAAGGTGTGGATTTTAGCGCAGCGGATAAAACTGCGATTGCCATTGAACTTGATCGTTTAGGCATTGATTATGTGGAAGGCGGCTGGCCCGGTGCCAACCCCACCGATGATGATTTTTTTGCCAATCCGCCCAAGCTGGAACAGGCAACCTTAAGTGCCTTTGGCATGACACGGCGCCCAGGGCGCAGTGCGGATAATGATCCGGGCCTTAGCGGCTTGATCAACACAGGTGTGAAAACAGTGACGCTGGTGGGCAAAAGCTGGGATTTTCAGGTGGATGTGGCCCTTGGGATTGAGCGTTCTGAAAATGTTGCGATGATTGCGGATTCCATCGCTCATGTAAAAGCCACCGCTGGCGAAGCCATGTTTGATGCAGAACATTTCTTTGATGGCTATAAGGCCAATCCGGAATTTGCGCTGGAATGTTGTAAGGCTGCTTATGAAGCCGGGGCACGCTGGATTGTTATGTGTGACACCAATGGCGGTACCCTTCCCAATGAAGTTGAAGAGATCGTTTCTGAAGTCACCAAACATATTCCGGGGAGCCATCTTGGGATTCATTGTCATGATGATACGGGGAATGCGGTGGCGAATTCACTGGCGGCGGTGCGTATGGGCGTGCGTCAAATTCAGGGCACATTGAACGGTTTGGGTGAGCGTTGCGGCAATGCCAATCTGATTTCCATCTTGCCGTCTTTGATGTTGAAGATGGGCTATGAAACCGGGGTGAGTGAGGACGGGCTGAAACGTCTGGTTCATGTGTCTCGCATGTTGGATGAACGGCTGAACCGCGCACCGGCACGCAATGCGGCCTATGTTGGGGAATCTGCCTTTGCCCATAAGGGCGGCTTGCATGTCTCAGCCATTGAAAAAGATCCCAGCTGTTATGAACATGTCAATCCGGAAAGTGTTGGTAATCAACGCACCATCATCATGTCCAATCAGGCGGGGCGTTCCAATTTGATCGCAAAATTCCGTGAAGTCGGACTGGATGTCGACCCAAAGGATGCCAAGGTCAATGTGTTGCTCGATAAAATCAAGGAACTGGAAAGTAACGGCTATTCCTATGATGGAGCAGATGCGAGTTTTGAGTTGCTGGCACGTCGCCACCTTGAAGCTGTGCCGGAATATTTCCGTCTGGAAAGCTTCCGTGTGATTGATGAACGGGTGTGGGATAAACGTCATGCCCATGTCAAACAAATGTCGGAAACCACCGTGAAACTGTTCATTGGGGACAAGCGCGTCATGGATGTGGCCGAAGGTAATGGTCCGGTCAATGCACTGGATGCAGCCTTGCGTAAAATCCTGATCCCGATCTATCCGCAATTGGAAAACCTGCATTTGGTGGATTTCAAGGTGCGTATTCTGGACGGTGATCAGGCCACAGGTGCGATCACGCGAGTGATGATTGAAAGTGCCGATGGGGCGGGGGAAACCTGGACGACTGTTGGGATGTCCTCCAATATCATTGATGCGTCCTATGAGGCATTGCGCGATAGTTTGATCTATAAGCTTTATAAGTCTGGAGTCAAAGCTCATGGCGGGAACTGA
- a CDS encoding adenylate/guanylate cyclase domain-containing protein, giving the protein MGNNDNQTYEVQVYNNGRWQSHARYPYHERANAIADAKELDHDKIGVAVRVLLEDYNPSNGLHTESLIYRNKIKPQKKKIARTRHSDSWADLAVSSDGRIGYQSDDVEMFLAEGNLQDRPKAPVTTPMFLGVLFTIIAVGLGGGGGAAGLLYLMIKGFNVAAPEHIQKFLIMGMFVLVFLIAASSTYAHYAARFDLNPFKKKKKTPPPVAPPTKISQDMEKAAQAIDKMEPAEPPIQSDEEFDIFDLIDERETETEEEIKEVEFSENAEEQKMFLITFLGTVLGALKGPDVSLETLNRFGLNLFISGAVLRIAKDKTLSEEETALILRRLIEMLGAKPEQAERFVSDFDKHLENPRHILLFKKSGDIAAALSNGDPTASLHIREVMEEWVNWKPPVEEHINPNLLTIMFTDMVGSTDLTTKHGDYAAQEVLKAHDLIVRTAITNFEGKEIKHLGDGIMASFKDYHKALEAAVEIHKRVEGNNNAGPEFPLHIRMGLHAGEPIRKNNDLFGTAVQLAARICDFSNSDSISVSQDLVDLCGEKPIFTFIDLGPQELKGFENPANLFKLDWTAPPLEYHDEEDDENLNEESNNTNIAQPAPQAHDGIALDMEVVAPPTQALAEDFDTGLPVKSVSEPKT; this is encoded by the coding sequence ATGGGCAACAACGATAATCAAACCTATGAAGTTCAGGTCTATAATAACGGCCGCTGGCAATCTCATGCCCGTTACCCTTATCATGAGCGGGCAAACGCCATTGCCGATGCCAAGGAATTGGATCATGACAAGATCGGTGTTGCCGTTCGGGTGTTGCTGGAAGACTATAACCCCAGCAATGGCCTGCATACGGAATCCCTGATCTATCGCAATAAGATTAAACCCCAAAAGAAAAAAATTGCCCGTACCCGACATAGTGACAGTTGGGCGGATTTGGCCGTTTCCAGCGATGGACGCATTGGCTATCAAAGTGACGATGTGGAAATGTTTCTAGCTGAAGGCAACCTGCAAGACCGCCCCAAGGCCCCTGTGACGACCCCCATGTTTCTAGGGGTCCTCTTCACGATTATTGCCGTTGGTCTGGGTGGTGGTGGCGGCGCAGCAGGATTACTCTATTTAATGATCAAAGGCTTTAATGTCGCCGCCCCTGAACATATTCAAAAATTCCTCATCATGGGGATGTTCGTTCTTGTTTTTCTGATCGCTGCCAGTTCTACATATGCGCATTATGCTGCACGTTTTGACCTGAATCCTTTTAAGAAAAAGAAAAAAACACCGCCCCCAGTGGCACCGCCCACCAAAATTTCACAGGATATGGAAAAAGCCGCCCAAGCCATCGACAAAATGGAACCTGCTGAGCCACCGATCCAAAGTGATGAAGAATTTGATATTTTTGATCTTATTGATGAGCGGGAAACCGAAACGGAAGAAGAGATCAAAGAAGTTGAATTTTCTGAGAATGCCGAAGAACAGAAAATGTTTCTCATTACCTTTTTGGGAACGGTTCTTGGTGCATTGAAAGGACCGGATGTCAGCCTTGAAACCCTTAACCGTTTTGGCCTAAACTTGTTTATCTCCGGTGCCGTCTTACGTATCGCCAAGGACAAGACGCTTAGTGAAGAAGAAACCGCCCTGATTTTACGCCGGCTTATCGAAATGCTTGGGGCCAAGCCAGAACAGGCGGAGCGATTTGTTTCTGATTTTGATAAACATTTGGAAAACCCCCGCCATATTCTGCTGTTTAAGAAAAGCGGTGATATTGCCGCCGCCCTGTCCAACGGGGACCCAACTGCCTCCCTTCACATTCGCGAGGTGATGGAAGAATGGGTTAATTGGAAGCCCCCTGTTGAAGAGCATATCAATCCCAACCTTCTGACCATTATGTTTACCGATATGGTGGGTTCAACCGATTTAACGACAAAGCATGGGGATTACGCGGCCCAAGAGGTCCTGAAAGCCCATGACCTGATTGTACGTACCGCCATTACCAATTTTGAAGGTAAAGAGATCAAACACCTTGGTGACGGGATCATGGCCTCTTTCAAGGACTATCACAAAGCTCTGGAAGCCGCCGTTGAAATCCACAAACGGGTGGAAGGCAATAACAATGCGGGACCGGAGTTCCCCTTACATATTCGCATGGGCCTGCATGCCGGGGAACCGATCAGAAAGAACAACGATCTGTTTGGCACTGCTGTGCAACTGGCCGCACGTATTTGTGATTTTAGCAACAGTGATTCCATTTCCGTTTCGCAGGATTTGGTCGACCTGTGTGGGGAAAAGCCGATTTTCACCTTCATTGACCTTGGGCCACAAGAACTCAAAGGTTTTGAAAACCCGGCCAATCTTTTCAAGCTGGACTGGACAGCCCCACCGCTTGAATATCACGATGAAGAAGACGATGAAAATCTCAACGAAGAAAGCAACAACACGAATATCGCACAACCTGCCCCACAGGCGCACGACGGAATCGCCCTGGATATGGAAGTCGTTGCTCCCCCCACACAAGCGCTCGCAGAAGATTTTGATACAGGGTTGCCTGTTAAAAGCGTTTCAGAACCAAAGACGTGA
- a CDS encoding fused response regulator/phosphatase: MPKVLVVDNDPDFHHVCENCAGQTTEMGEHSFIYAQNDEAALGLIQEHTDIDLAIVSIDGGDISGMGLFKKMEGIRLRVPRVALTAGRDLAAIRKAMNEGAADFLTKPVDREDLLLTIDKVYKDCEARRAAWRNEAQLSAIKRELDIAENIQRQILPSIFPTRDELEISAHLAPAKRMSGDFYDTFDLEDDKIGLAVADVSGKGIPAAFFMAVARTLLRATAPSSPSPAVCLERVNDLLCEHEITSMFVSVFYCVVDTKSWEVTYSNGGHLPPYLVNAENAKDAIALEGGEGIILGVQEGMPFENSTCQLNEGDAIFFYTDGVTEAFDKDRNQFSEERLIDYLLENRSLSAHALSENLFAFVNDFRAGADQNDDFTSLVLKRF; encoded by the coding sequence ATGCCAAAAGTTCTGGTTGTTGATAATGATCCGGATTTTCATCACGTATGTGAAAATTGTGCGGGACAAACCACGGAGATGGGGGAACACAGTTTTATCTACGCCCAAAATGATGAAGCGGCTCTTGGTCTGATCCAGGAACATACCGATATTGATCTTGCCATTGTTTCCATTGATGGTGGGGATATTTCCGGGATGGGGCTGTTTAAAAAGATGGAGGGGATTCGCCTTCGTGTCCCTCGGGTGGCCTTGACCGCAGGGCGTGACCTCGCTGCTATTCGTAAAGCGATGAATGAGGGGGCGGCAGATTTTTTAACCAAGCCTGTGGATCGTGAGGACCTGCTTTTAACCATTGATAAAGTCTATAAGGATTGTGAGGCAAGGCGTGCAGCCTGGCGTAATGAAGCCCAGCTTTCTGCGATTAAGCGAGAGCTGGACATTGCTGAAAATATTCAACGCCAAATCCTGCCTTCAATTTTTCCCACCCGTGATGAGTTGGAAATCTCGGCACATCTGGCTCCTGCAAAACGCATGAGCGGGGATTTTTATGATACGTTTGATTTGGAAGATGACAAGATTGGACTGGCGGTTGCTGATGTTTCCGGCAAAGGCATTCCCGCAGCCTTTTTTATGGCGGTGGCGCGAACCCTGTTACGCGCAACTGCTCCGTCCAGCCCATCACCGGCGGTTTGTTTGGAACGGGTCAATGACCTGTTATGTGAACATGAAATTACGTCCATGTTTGTGTCAGTCTTTTATTGTGTGGTTGATACCAAAAGCTGGGAAGTGACCTATAGCAATGGTGGGCATTTGCCCCCTTATCTGGTTAATGCAGAAAATGCAAAAGACGCCATTGCCCTTGAAGGCGGGGAGGGAATCATCCTTGGAGTTCAAGAAGGAATGCCTTTTGAAAACTCAACCTGCCAGCTTAATGAAGGTGATGCGATTTTCTTTTATACCGATGGGGTGACTGAAGCCTTTGATAAAGATCGCAACCAATTTTCAGAAGAGCGCCTGATTGATTATCTTCTGGAAAATAGAAGTCTGTCTGCCCATGCCTTGTCTGAAAACCTGTTTGCCTTTGTGAATGATTTTAGAGCCGGTGCCGATCAGAATGATGACTTCACGTCTTTGGTTCTGAAACGCTTTTAA
- a CDS encoding NAD(P)H-dependent oxidoreductase — protein sequence MNVLIIHAHPEPKSFTTALKDQAVEVLEGQRHEVQVSDLYAMNWNPVASADDFLERKGEDYLVYALEQRHAVENKTLPADIQGELDKLLWADYVIFSFPIYWFSVPAILKGWIDRVLVSGICYGGKRFYDRGGLAGKKAMVTCTLGGREHMFGEDGIHGPLEDMLRPLLRGTLRYVGFDVLEPFVGWHVPYVSNDVRKQYLDDYKTRLLNLDKVPVLDFPTLDQFDERLYPLQK from the coding sequence ATGAACGTTCTCATCATTCATGCTCACCCCGAACCAAAGTCTTTTACTACAGCGTTGAAAGATCAGGCTGTTGAGGTGTTGGAAGGGCAGAGGCATGAGGTTCAAGTTTCTGATCTTTATGCAATGAACTGGAACCCGGTGGCCAGTGCGGATGACTTTTTGGAACGCAAGGGTGAGGATTATCTTGTTTATGCGTTGGAGCAACGCCATGCGGTGGAAAACAAGACCTTGCCAGCCGATATTCAGGGCGAACTTGATAAGCTACTTTGGGCCGATTATGTGATTTTCTCTTTCCCTATTTACTGGTTTTCTGTCCCTGCCATTTTGAAAGGCTGGATTGATCGGGTGTTGGTGTCCGGCATTTGTTATGGCGGTAAGCGCTTTTATGATCGTGGTGGTCTGGCAGGCAAGAAGGCTATGGTGACTTGTACCTTGGGTGGGCGCGAACATATGTTTGGTGAAGATGGCATTCATGGCCCCCTTGAGGATATGTTGCGTCCCCTTTTGCGCGGCACACTGCGTTATGTCGGTTTTGATGTGCTGGAACCGTTTGTAGGATGGCATGTGCCATATGTCAGTAATGATGTGCGCAAACAGTACCTTGATGACTATAAAACACGTTTGCTCAACCTTGATAAAGTCCCTGTGTTGGACTTTCCGACACTGGACCAATTTGACGAGCGATTGTATCCTCTGCAAAAATAG
- a CDS encoding IS1595 family transposase has translation MYIRKSRLTLRQQSKLIEHFVAGSTARATAEIVGIQANTAIRFFMRLRQLIASKLPSYRLQGEIEADESYFGGVRKGKRGRGAGGKVAVFGLLKRDGKVYMAIIPNAKTETLLPIIQEKVEPDSIVYTDTFGAYNALDVSDFHHRRINHSKLFADKQNHINGIENFWNQAKRYMRKFNGIKPDHFYWFLKECEWRFNGGNHADLLKQLKIWYKQAKH, from the coding sequence ATGTACATCCGAAAAAGTCGTCTGACTTTACGTCAGCAAAGCAAGTTGATTGAGCATTTTGTCGCAGGCAGCACGGCTCGTGCGACTGCTGAAATTGTAGGTATCCAAGCGAACACAGCGATCCGCTTCTTCATGCGGCTTCGCCAATTGATTGCCAGCAAGTTGCCGAGCTATCGTTTGCAAGGCGAGATTGAAGCTGATGAAAGTTATTTTGGGGGTGTCCGTAAAGGAAAACGAGGTCGTGGTGCTGGCGGCAAAGTGGCTGTGTTTGGCCTTTTAAAGCGGGATGGCAAGGTCTATATGGCAATCATTCCCAATGCGAAGACAGAGACGCTGTTACCGATTATTCAGGAGAAGGTCGAGCCTGACAGTATCGTCTATACGGATACGTTCGGTGCCTACAACGCACTGGATGTTTCAGACTTCCATCACCGTCGCATCAACCATTCCAAACTCTTTGCAGACAAACAAAATCACATCAATGGCATTGAGAACTTTTGGAATCAGGCAAAGCGTTATATGCGGAAATTCAACGGTATCAAACCTGACCATTTCTACTGGTTTCTCAAGGAGTGTGAATGGCGTTTCAATGGAGGCAACCACGCAGACCTCCTAAAGCAGCTGAAAATATGGTATAAACAGGCTAAACATTAA
- a CDS encoding helix-turn-helix domain-containing protein: MTTNPEPEGRQIPVDPDALLFPSEAAYLRGQSVNTLANERVKSGGCPFVKLGRSIRYRRADVLQWIANNSFSSTSEAGVCNV; this comes from the coding sequence ATGACTACAAACCCTGAGCCAGAAGGTCGCCAAATTCCAGTAGACCCAGATGCACTTTTATTCCCTTCAGAAGCAGCTTACTTAAGGGGACAATCAGTCAACACACTTGCGAATGAACGAGTGAAAAGTGGCGGATGCCCATTTGTTAAACTGGGGCGTTCAATCAGATATCGTCGCGCAGATGTTCTTCAATGGATAGCAAACAACAGTTTTTCTTCAACTTCGGAAGCTGGAGTTTGCAATGTCTGA
- a CDS encoding antitoxin Xre-like helix-turn-helix domain-containing protein: MSQAFDIQTSTRRKQLSASALKAFFQIARLWQLSNAECITLLGLSHSSTFYRWRKSTETARLKRDTLERISHILAIYKALQILLPNHQRADSWIRENNKAPIFANRPALDRMLAGNVADLFVVRRYLETHI; encoded by the coding sequence ATGTCTCAAGCATTTGATATTCAAACGAGTACTCGTCGAAAACAGCTATCTGCCTCAGCACTCAAAGCATTCTTCCAAATTGCGCGTTTATGGCAGTTATCTAATGCCGAATGTATAACGCTTTTAGGGCTTTCACATTCCTCCACTTTCTATCGGTGGCGCAAATCAACAGAAACAGCGCGATTAAAACGCGACACACTTGAACGTATTTCACACATCCTTGCCATATACAAAGCCTTGCAAATATTGTTGCCGAACCATCAGCGTGCCGATAGCTGGATAAGAGAAAACAATAAGGCACCTATCTTTGCAAATCGCCCGGCGCTGGATCGAATGCTTGCCGGTAATGTAGCTGACTTGTTCGTGGTGCGAAGATATCTGGAAACTCATATTTAG